The following DNA comes from Epinephelus lanceolatus isolate andai-2023 chromosome 1, ASM4190304v1, whole genome shotgun sequence.
CAATGACCTCCTCAGACCCTCTCGCTCCTTCTCCTACATTATTGCTGTGGAAAATCTAGTTATTTGAAAGCGTGGTGCACATTACACAGAGTCTGTAAGGTGCCTTGTACATTTGTAACTGAACCAGTGGGCCAGTGACCAGGCTGCCGTTTTTGACGCCAGGGGAATGAGAATGAGGGTGAGGAGGCAGATCAGAAACTttcaaacaatgttattttgcAGATGGGAACGTCAGAGCAGAAAACACTCATAAGAGTTGTTTTGGATGGCAATGACAAATGAAGTATTTCCTCATTTAAGTTGGAGGATTTGTTGAGAGTTACCACTTCCTTGTCTGTGTTACTGGAAAACCATAGAGGAGGGCCCCTAATGTGTGGGAACAAAAAACGATTTTGTGGCAACAGTTTGTGCGAAATCAGCAAAACTACAAACCACAAGAAGACTTGCTAAAAATGCAGATGATGCAAGTGAACATTTTGTTTCTTCGTCACGTCACCTCATAATGGAAATATGATGAGGTAGAGCCCCAAAGCCCACATTACACTAAACAAGAAATTTAGACCATAGCTCTGAGAGTGAAGACAAacatttttcccatgtttttgtgactaatgggaaaaacattttttgaaaagggtccagtattgagagagcgctgcagccagcaatgtaaccactcagggcgtGTTCACACCGTCAATTTATGTCCGCTAAGGTGTTTATTTTTGCCACAGCTCAAGTTTCTtaggttatgtttttttttatttcattcattcatgttgtttcctgttttactttgaaactcacatctcctctCTTTTCAGATCCcctcacttcctgcccctgtgttttccctcccttttgatgacttcacctgtgtctgattgtctgtcccgccctgattagcctcaTCTGTGTCTCGTcatccttcccctcaccagagTGTTTAgagtgtgtcttgttttctgtcagtgcCAGTTCGTCTTAGCTCTTTGTGTGTTGAGTGCTCCAGCCTTTTGGTTCCCTGTGTCCCTTTCTTGGTTTTTTGGATTTAGACTGATTGCCTCTGCTTCTGCCTCACCCcttttggatttgtttgcctccACTGATAGACCTTCTGTGTGCTGAACCTACCTTTTCACCAGATCTGAAAACATGTtggctctatacacactaaaattacttttatttaaatggagtctggtgggtttgacaatggacattttggggctgtttctggtcaaaTAATAGGATCTTActccttaacaaaaaaggtttaTCTCCTTTCCATAATAATGTCAGATGCTtaaaataatctgagcctgttagtGTCAAAATCAAGCACTTCTAGAAGGCGTAAAGTGTCGGTGCACGattgccctgagtggttacattgcagcctgtttcgccactgctggctgcagtggTTTTGCTTAATGCAGGCCAATTTAAAAACCCATTGTTCCCATtggtcactcacacacaaaaacatagagtcctggttgaaaaataccaagcTTACCCTTTAAACTTGGCCTTTTTTGAAGCCAACATTTGTTTTAACTCTAAAAAAATCGATTTTGATGGTGCcgataaaaatgaaaattggcTTTCTGTGGCTTACtggctctttttttctgttaatcAATGAGGACTGCCCCTGTACAGTAGACCAAtagcataaaaataaaagcactcagTACTTTTGTCAAAGTTCATCTCAGtcaaataaaatgtctgaaacgTTTGCTTCAAATCACTGGACAGCAGTTTTGACTGAGGATATTTCTGAGGCTTCCTCAGTTTTAACTGTTGTCACAACAGAACTGGTTTTAGTAGCTGGACCTGTCCTACTGCTGGGACAAGTAACATGGGGATTAATAATTACAACTGCAGAATCAAAACTCCAGTCCAGTGGTATGGTTTCCTCCAAACAAAATGCTCAGTTGTATCTGTTTATGTCATTTCCACCTGTTAATCACCTCATTTTTAAtctatatttaatgtttttatttccctGTAACATCTTTACTGTGTTGCCTTGAGCACCGCTCctcaacaaaacaactgtcaatCAAACAGCATCTGTGATCCTGCGACTGAGGCAGATATTTCCCACGGACGCCCTACAAGCTGTCGGGTGTTTGTATCAGCAGCTGTGACAAATGTAAAAGCTTTCATGAAGTGAACGCTGGCTCGGTATCTTTTGACATCAGGTTCCATCTTGTCTTTAAGAATCTCATTTGTAACGGTTCCAACACTGAAGGAGGCTTGAGAAAAcaggtgttatttttttaatataaatgcTGTTTATGCGTACTGTTGAAGCGTCATGCTGCGTGAGTGCAGATTTTTCAGTGCATGTGCCCACAGCCGGACACCGAAGAGACTCTCCGTGCTCACATACATTTCACCTGCCATGGTTTTAATAAAGGAAGGTAGTTACAGAAAATGTGCTGCTGGACTCTGAAGTGTGTGATTTTGATCCCAGAGGCGTAGTTTCATTATACAGAACACGGTCACATCTATCATACACACTGTGACCAAGAGCTGCTGACTTTGGCCTGCTGGAGGATATTTTTCACCGGCAGCACTTTCAGGTTCACACTGTAGAGTGTGTCATTTCTGAGATGAGCTATGAGGTTTGCGGAGGCATAACGGCAGTAATGGGGCCCATTTTCCCCCGCACACTGGAATCACACTGAGGCACAACAGACGCAGCCTTTAATAAGCACTTGGGTTTCGTTGGGGTTACCTGGGGTTTGGTAGAGGCCGGGGGCAGCGTTGGGGGATGCTCGTTCATCACCGTGGTAACCATGGAGGAGCCGGAGCCAAAGACGGCGGCGATGGGGGAGGGGGTTTCACTGGGTGGGGTCATGCTGAGCGAGGGGGAggtggcagaggaggagagagaatcCTCAAACAGATCTCTGTCCTTAAACGCAGAGCTCAGCTCAGGCTCTGGGAGAAACCCTGGACACGCAGAAAGAGACGATACCAGATCAATAATCATGTGTTATCACCACAAAATGTACAATTAACAAATTATGGaaccattttgttttatttacttatctaaattaaaaaaatctaatgtaACCAAACCTTTCAAGAGATGTCATAGGGGTCTGTGtttaaccacagcaaaacaatatcaaaacatctgtttacaccTCTCAAACAACTATTGCAGTATTATCAAAGTTGGATTTATCCAGTCGTTTGCTCAGGACTTCTCAAAAACGTGCAATTTTGCTAAAACGTTATTCATCCTGCCTGATCATGCCTTTGCAGTAGCTGCTCCAAAGCTCTGGACTAGCCCTCCATTGACACTTTCAAGGCAAATCTTAAGACATACATGTTTTGCCTTTGGATGTTCGTAGTGGTTTtgatattttagtattttataatctttttATGTATGTAATTGTTCCTACGgagtttttctgttttatattcgTGTACATGTTACATTGCTACATATTTGTGtaccattcttttttttttgtacagcactttggtcaactgtggttgtttttaaatgtgctgtataaatacacttgatttgatttgctTGAACAGCCCTTTCTCTTTCCCAGGGTGTCAAATACAGCCGCTTTGTCATGCCCCTCTATGTGTGATATCAACACCAAAGATGGCCTTGAGCGTCTTTATGAGACGCACCAGGCTTTTAACTAACTTCAATACATTGAGGTTAGAAATTAGAAAGCATCTGACTTTGtttaaagagtgagaaagtccacatagggctggagggagggaagatggatgagtcaaacaaaactggactttcatccaggagactgcAGTTCGTATTccgtcagtgttgttttaatgtaaagttTCCTAATTTACATTTGGTTGTATTTACGTCACTTTAAATTACATAACAAAAATGCTTATtctaacccaaaacatgatctttttccaaacctaaccaagtagttttgctAATTGCAAccgtttcacaacattaaccctGTGTTATAATGTGCTTATGTCACATGGATACACAAAAGGGTGCCCTGTGTGTTGCTATGAGATGCCCAGGGGTGAGATAAATCATTGATATTTGCCGACCTGGGAATGCAGGACAAGTAACATTTTAGCAAGAATGCatttgtttgggaagtactgagcatacgactggacaaatcagacttggattatactgcttgagatgtgtgtgagtttgtaaactaatgttttgatatagtttgctgttgttaaatgcagattCTTTACTTTAATGCATCAAGAATATTCTCACTTTTTGGATTCTACTTTTCTTGTataggcatgcgagaaaaacaaaggtttCCCTCACAAATTTAATGTAGCACAGGATGAGAAATTGGATACACAAATAGTCATTtgaggggtgaagtattcctttaactacAATTacaacaaacatgttttcttcctTAAAACAGTCTCACCACAACATCCAATCAGAAGCTGATCAGGAGCTTTATCTTGGATCAAATCATCGTCCTCAGCCAATGGACGTTGCCTGCTTTTCCATGTAATCGTAGAAATTTTTGATGCACTCTCAAGGCTTCTCTCCAGTGTGAGATTAAAAGATGAAAACTGAATTCTGAACATCTAAAATTGGGTGAACTTTATGTGCTGAGAAGAATTGTTTGATACAATCCACTGTCCACAACGACTGTTTCAAGGTCAGGAGCAAACCTTCGATCATCATTttgattttgtctgtttttcagaTATCTGTTTGGTGAAATTTCTGCCACCTCTTCATTTCAGTGGAGTTGGATAGATTTTCATGTGCGGTGCTCAAATTCGAGATCTTTTTCTCAGAAACAAAATACTGGTTACTCTGAATAATTCACAGACATCTCTGTGTGACATCTTTATATTATCTGGAGTCACCATGCACAACACTGTTTATGGATAGAATTGTATTAATGATATGAGCACCATCAGATCTGACCTGTTTAAGTCATGACAACCAAAgcattcatttcattatttacatCTCTGCATTTCCGACTGCCACATATCAAAATGTCTGCAATGAAAAAGGCTCCCTGTGAGACAGCACTGCAGTCGTGTATCTGTGTATCAGGATCAGTTGACGGCTCACCTTTTCCATGCCGCTCTTTATCACGACGACTCCCTTGTTTCCTGTGCTCAAAATGGTGTCCATGCCCATTCCCGTGTCCGTGCCCCCTTCCCTTGCGTGTCCCCAGAAGCTGGTTTTCCCGGCCCTGGGACGGACTCTTCACACTcattctcactctgtctctgtccctgcccGGGCCCATCTCCAGTCTCACCGGGCTCAAACTCTCCAGGCCCATCCCATCATCCTCAGGCCTGGCCAGGGGGTGCAGGGGCCTGTGGGATAGCAGCCCGGCTCCAGCTTTGGGAGCTCGGGCCCCCTGGCCCCCATGCCCGCCGCTGCGGTCCCTGCTGTAACGGTGGCCCTGTAGACCTTGCAGAGGGTGCTGCAGGGCGTTGCTGCCACCTGCTGAGGTCTGTGCCTGTCTCCTCTTGCCGTGAGGAGCTCCGGGCTCAGTGCTGTGTGACAGTGTCAGGATGGCAAAGAACGCCAGGAGGAGACTCCAGGAGAGAGCCATTGTCTGTACAGcacagcgccacctgctgggAAGAGCAAATACATCTCAGTACTGCACACATTCTGCTTGTCAACTTAAGCACCACTGCTGACTGTTCATACCAAACAATATGGTGGGCTGCTTCTTTGGCATTTTCCCTTTTTCTGATAGTACAGCTTAAGATTGACAGgaaaggagggacagagagagcaaagggccacaggtcgGAATTGAATCCATGTTGCTGCAAGGCCTCAGCCTATATGGGGCGCatactctaccaggtgagctagaggtcgCTCTGTTCTGCTGAATTAACTAGTGTTacctctctcagtgacagcttacTGGCTCCGAACCCAAGTTGCGAACACGTTAGCTCATCAACATTAAATTAGTTTGGCTCGTTATTAGCTAGTAACTATCTACTAGCAGTCCGGACCACTCTGCAGAAGAGAGGATAGCAAGGTGTTGGGGTGCCGTACACcaacaatggctttattgcagtcttcacaacaaaacaagcatggccttctcatgaggtTTAACAGTAGCCCTGAGCTTATCTAGACACTTAATTCTGCTGACTGTCATCACTCTTTGCAGCCTGccgtcttcaccatgacaccctGAGGGAGCTGCTTTCCTTCATATACACTAAACACACCATAAAGTACACGACACACCCTCACtgacaactattttgataattgattaatttattttgaaaggcaaCTATGTGGGTTTAatacttttctttgtcttacatgaattataaactgaatattttgtagTTCTGGCTAATGAAAAGATATCACTTTGGGTGAAAGTCATCTGCATTTTATGGATCAAATGATAAATCAATTTATCATTAGTCCAATTGCCAGaaaacatgttggcattgtatgtttctgcaaaccacaaatatgtcacatttgtatgttattatataGTGAATAACTTGAAACTTAATGTATGTTTACATTTCAACGACGCTGTGGTtaagaaaatggagaaaatagccatggttatggttagaaaaagatcattttttggttttaaagcCCTACTTTTGTTGCCTCTATGTcagcaagaaaagcagcaatgtcttggtaaataaataaataaataaatatataaaaaaaaacaaatgcttttgtgccactatccatGGTAAAAaagcagtgacaggttgctaaacAACTGCTGGAAACCGAGCGATAACTCGCCAAAACAGAAGCGGCGTTGTTTTGTTGCTCTCGAATGGTAGTCTGTAGCTTGGTAGGTCTCTTGTCTAGCTCTCACCCCTTCCCTCAGCTCATATACACCACTTTATAAACGTTGATATGGtacatatgaaacgtacaaatgtaaagtaTTTGAGGTTTACCGAAAaatacaatgctaacattttcttcttcCCACTGGGCTGAATCAAGAAAGTAATTGGCTGATTAAttgctataaaaataaaaactgttacAGCCCTACATGCAGTGACTTCTTGGATTACATGTACAGTTTGTATTAAAGAATTTGACGACACAACACTGGAGACATGAATGAAAATCCCAAAGCAATAATTGTGGACTTAGTGAggatgctgacattagcatttagctcaaagcaacTCAGCGCCTACAGCAGGTACAGCCTttcagagctgctagcatggctgcagacttTGTATGCACAGTATGTAAACAGTCTTTCACCAATAACTAACAGTAAACCTCAAGCTTAATTTacacatgtattttgaaagacgaTATTAGAATATGAGCATGATCTTTTATTCCCCTGTGCAAATATCAGGGACATAAATGACTAACTTTTTTCAAAAGACCATCCTCAGCTAACTTCCACCCTCGATGCAGAAGCCTCTTTCTGAAACCACGGAAGTCCTCAGGTTTTGTGTCCTTTCTCCTGCTGCATTCATTCATCCCATCAGCCTTCCTACAAATTCAGACTACACCGCTCTCAGCCTGTTGAGATGGCGCATTTATCAGCACCTGTTGGGTCTGAGGAGGCGATAAAGAGATGGGCAGACACTTGTGCCTCCTTTCAGAAACCGCAGCCTTCATTGCTGTACCTTCACACTTTGCTCAGTATGAGATACTGCACTGCGTGCATCCGTCATCACTGCCTGTTCAGCGGCCTCGAGAGCCCTCCAACCGTCCCTTTCATTACAAAAGTCAACACATCTGTGAGGTGTGACTGAAGTGAAATATGAGGTTCTGTGTGTCTACATTAAAAGCCCAGCACCGCGTACAGACATGAGGAAAATGATGGTGGTTGGATTCACATCTTAACGTTCCAACCTACATTACATTCAGGACTTAGGTTAATATTTATTGCATTTATAACATGATATTTAGTactacatgtattttaaaatgattatAGCATTAGGAAGCCACAAAGAGAAAGTGTGGGTGTATTTAATTTGAAATATCAGAACACATAAGGTATGTAAATTCAATGTTACGTATAAGTCCTGCAAACTGATGTTTAATGTAGTTCACTAATACGCATTACACTCTTCACGGATTGTAGAAAAACCTAAATAACTCATGTTTGTTGGTTTTTACTACTCTAATTTGCTTGAAATCATTTATTTAgaatttagtttaaaaaaaaaatgggggaAAAATTTGAAGGGAGatataacaataaaacaaaggaaacaTCTAAACTGATAAACAATACCATGACGATCATAGACagtat
Coding sequences within:
- the draxina gene encoding draxin — encoded protein: MALSWSLLLAFFAILTLSHSTEPGAPHGKRRQAQTSAGGSNALQHPLQGLQGHRYSRDRSGGHGGQGARAPKAGAGLLSHRPLHPLARPEDDGMGLESLSPVRLEMGPGRDRDRVRMSVKSPSQGRENQLLGTRKGRGHGHGNGHGHHFEHRKQGSRRDKERHGKGFLPEPELSSAFKDRDLFEDSLSSSATSPSLSMTPPSETPSPIAAVFGSGSSMVTTVMNEHPPTLPPASTKPQRSGRGKGQGEVMPTLDMALFDWTDYEDMKPVDTWPSSRKKDKRRSKNLSSGNVTVDADAIEPCDHHLDCLPGSCCDLRQHECKPHNRGLNNKCYDDCMCEEGFRCYAKFHRKRRVTRRRGRCVVPESVSSDQGGFITI